Proteins encoded in a region of the Triticum dicoccoides isolate Atlit2015 ecotype Zavitan chromosome 3A, WEW_v2.0, whole genome shotgun sequence genome:
- the LOC119268912 gene encoding protein NUCLEAR FUSION DEFECTIVE 6, mitochondrial-like, producing MATAAGGARRALAGLRSASPSTLSRTFSRPAVAQSPELAASALPRAPRRRLAISRVPVAALGGAQGLMPLHSATASALLTSMLGLKPGSWGWLSEGFATPL from the exons atggcgacggcggctgGCGGCGCGCGGCGAGCCCTCGCGGGGCTGCGCTCCGCTTCCCCATCTACTCTGTCCAGAACGTTTTCCAGGCCGGCAGTTGCCCAGTCCCCGGAGCTGGCGGCCTCCGCTCTGCCCCGCGCCCCGCGCCGGCGCCTCGCGATCTCGAG GGTGCCGGTGGCGGCGCTGGGCGGCGCGCAGGGGCTGATGCCGCTGCACAGCGCGACGGCATCGGCGCTGCTCACCTCCATGCTCGGGCTTAAGCCCGGGTCTTGGGGTTGGCTCTCCGAAG GTTTTGCAACGCCTCTATAA
- the LOC119268911 gene encoding ubiquitin-like-specific protease 1D, whose protein sequence is MPNGPIIIDRAQMPLDSPPAEVEIVASSSPRVTPQPPAASDGASDGGEGDPDEFKRFTDEKLEERIKHWSGNRTLSVPDGGEKMRKFLCRMKKELDRRRAAGPRKVDTGRRQSAQTPSGDDPYTFKESDHINCSRFSDKWHCHGKGEAAFTDELGHFNTSKRASQVIDRKRATNTVNRQPKRRRVSQNIADKKHLDTNGSKLGMKICTEDQQKNYSAEPKGMSTKLRTEDRTSGSSTKRWDHSKNDTYQYRRLNRRNEKKEVVHLDDEDTVLLDDEDTEPSKSVDVEIVNIRDKSKIYYPSRTDPETVELTYSDIKCLDPEVFLKSPVVNFYIQYLKNSRPCDDLYIFNTYVYSKLEKALSRKGECGSQFSKLRRWWRSVDIFKTPYLLLPIHGQVHWSLAIIFMPAKEIESGPRVFHLDSLGLHSSDKVFGVIESYLIGEWRHLQKDSSYDIPFSDTIWRHLSTNIHKEKIEVPQQQNDFDCGVFMLYYIDKFIQEAPDDLTGVRPCKFGRKWFRPVQASGLRKRIRDLLFDIFQNAPPSDRNLVSHADDDSEDEEDKGKDTIVIV, encoded by the exons ATGCCGAACGGCCCGATAATCATCGACCGGGCGCAAATGCCCCTCGACTCGCCGCCGGCGGAGGTCGAGATCGTCGCCTCCTCCTCTCCGCGTGTGACGCCGCAGCCCCCTGCGGCGAGCGATGGCGCTTCCGACGGTGGTGAGGGGGATCCGGATGAGTTCAAGAGATTCACTGATGAAAAACTGGAGGAAAGGATCAAGCACTGGAGCGGTAATCGGACCCTATCCGTACCTGACGGCGGCGAGAAGATGCGTAAGTTCCTCTGCAGGATGAAGAAAGAGCTTGATCGCCGCCGCGCTGCCGGGCCGAGGAAG GTTGACACGGGTCGGAGACAGTCAGCGCAGACACCCAGTGGGGATGATCCTTACACCTTCA AGGAAAGTGACCACATCAACTGCAGCAGGTTTTCTGATAAATGGCATTGCCATGGCAAG GGCGAAGCAGCATTCACTGATGAGCTAGGCCATTTTAACACAAGCAAACGTGCTTCCCAAGTGATAGATCGGAAAAGAGCAACGAACACGGTGAATCGTCAACCAAAAAGGCGTAGAGTTTCTCAAAATATTGCTGACAAGAAACATTTAGATACAAATGGTAGTAAGTTAGGTATGAAGATCTGTACAGAAGATCAACAGAAAAATTACTCTGCTGAGCCAAAGGGCATGTCCACTAAACTACGCACAGAAGATCGCACTTCTGGGAGTTCGACCAAGAG GTGGGACCATTCCAAGAATGATACCTACCAATACCGGAGGTTAAATAGAAGAAACGAAAAGAAG GAAGTAGTTCACTTGGATGACGAGGATACAGTACTCTTGGATGACGAGGATACAGAACCTTCTAAATCAGTTGATGTCGAGATTGTTAATATACG GGACAAATCAAAGATCTACTATCCATCGAG GACTGATCCGGAAACTGTCGAGCTGACATATTCTGACATAAAATGTCTTGACCCCGAAGTTTTTTTAAAATCACCTGTCGTAAACTTTTACATCCA GTACCTAAAAAATTCCAGGCCTTGTGACGACTTGTACATCTTCAATACATATGTCTATAGCAAACTTGAAAAAGCGTTATCCAGGAAG GGTGAGTGTGGCTCGCAGTTTAGCAAGTTAAGGCGAtggtggagaagtgtagatattttTAAGACACCATACCTCCTTTTGCCAATTCATGGACA GGTGCATTGGAGCTTGGCCATTATCTTCATGCCCGCAAAAGAGATAGAATCTGGGCCAAGGGTGTTTCACTTGGACTCTCTAGGACTACATTCCAGTGACAAGGTTTTTGGCGTGATTGAGAG CTATCTCATAGGAGAATGGCGCCATCTACAGAAGGATTCTTCTTATGATATTCCTTTTTCAGACACAATATGGAGACATCTTTCAACAAATATACATAAGGAAAAAATCGAG GTGCCCCAGCAGCAAAATGACTTTGACTGTGGTGTCTTTATGCTTTACTACATCGATAAGTTTATTCAAGAGGCACCAGATGATTTGACAGGAGTGCGGCCTTGCAAG TTTGGACGCAAGTGGTTCAGGCCTGTACAAGCTTCGGGGCTGCGGAAGCGAATACGAGATCTGCTGTTCGATATATTTCAGAACGCTCCACCTAGTGATAGAAATTTAGTGTCGCATGCCGATGATGACTCGGAAGATGAAGAAGATAAGGGCAAGGACACCATCGTGATCGTTTGA